TTTACACCATTATACTGGCGATTTTGATTTATCACGAAAATAAGGAACTCACGTCCACATTTTATCTGGGACTGGGTTTGATCATTCTTTCCGTGGTTTTGCAAATGACAAAAGTTTTTACGGAGAGCCGGCGGGCGGTGAGAGATCTGGTGTCATAAACATTGTGGTGCTGAGATAAACTAGTCATGCGCACTCTTTGTCATGGTGCGCTTAGCATGACAATGTATTATCTCAGCATAATCCATTTACTTTCAAAAATAAAGCGCTAGTGCTTCGATGGCGAGGATCCAGGCGATGAGGTTTAGCGTGCAGCGAACATAGTTCAGGCGGGTCCATAGTGCGACCTTGCTGTGGACTTTGGAAGGGGGGAACGAGCTCACATTTTGTAATTTGATGATCGTCGGGATAAAAAAGGAGAAGGTACTGATCCTTTCCGCGAGTGTGATCAGCGCAGCCGCGAGCCACCAGTCATGCGCGGGTTGTGGCGCTTGCGCGGCGAAATATAAGTTAGCAAAAGTGAGCAAGGTAAGCGGCATGGTAGTTACTGCCGCCCAGAATTTTCGGCCTGAATCAATCTCGCGCATAGCCGCGAGGTCAACCGTGTAACCAGCACCCACAGATCTGGGGAACCATTTTGGGATAATAATAATAGTTTCGTAAAGGCCTGCACCAAAGGCAGTTCCGAGATTTAAAATAAACAGTGTCAGCAGTATAGCAGAGGTCGTCAGCATGGCTAATAGATCAATGTAAGTGTTGAATCAAAAACCCAAACCTACGCATTGACATGAAGCAATGCTGAAAAACAGAAATCAACTTCGGGATGACAGGAATGAACCCTGCTATTTGGCCGCTGAATGTGCAGGAGTAAAAACCACCCGGCCAGCGCCTGCTAGAAAAATATATCCGCCAATGAATAAAGATGGGCGCATACTATTAAAATTTACCTCCTATGATCCGATCATTGAGTGCGGCATGTTTGCCTTTGATTTCGGGTAAATACCTGGGCCTCGTACTGGTGCCCAAGGTGTCGGTGAGTGCGTGTACGAAAGAAATAAGGTCTTTCTTTTCTGTGACGCTCAGGTTCAGAGAGTCCGGCAGAATGGATAGAAAGATCCTGAATGCAAATTTATTGCCGCCTCCATGATTGTAGAAATCAACCACCTGATCGAGCGACCGGTAAATCCCGTTATGCATATACGGTGCCGTGAGCGCTGCATTTCTGACAGTCGGGATTTTAAATGAAGCCTTGAATAGTGGATTCCTACTGGAATGCTGCAAACCAATGTCCGAATCGAGCTCGTACTTGCTCATCGTATCCTTCACCGGGACGCCCAAACTACGATGATCGGAAATGGTGAAGTGGGGTGGGAGGGTACCGTTAAACAGCGGCGCATAATGACAGCTTCCGCAGCGGCCTTTGCCCATAAAGACATTAAAACCATTAATTTCCTGCGTATTCAAAGCGGTTTTCTCGCCTCTCATATATTTGTCAAACCGTGAATTGAGGCCTACTAATGTCCGTTCGTAAGACGCAATGGCACTTTTAATGTGTTTTCGGGATATTCCTTGCGTGATCGTTTCCGGGAATGCTTTGTTGAAAAGCCTGATGTACTCTTCGCTGGCGGTAATGCGGTCGGTCACGACCTCAAATGATGTTCCGTGCATTTCATTTGGGTTCATGATCACAGAATCAGCCTGGTCTTCGAGGGAATTAACACGGGAATCCCAAAACTGCGAGGGCTGAAAAACCGAATTGATAACCGTCGGCGCATTACGGGGCAACTGATCGAGGGTAAAGCTTATACTTTTGCCCAAACCGTCGGTAAATGCCATTTCGGGTTTGTGGCAAGATGCGCAGGACCGTTCGTTATTATCGGAAAGAATCGGGTCGAAAAACAGGACTTTGCCCAGTTCGGAGCGTTCCTTGAAAAGCCTGGCGCTAGTGTCGGGCATGAAAAAGCGCAAATTGAAAATATCAGCCTCAAATAAGTTGTTGGCTTCGGGATTGAGCGCTGCGAAACGGGTACCGGCAGGAATGTTCAACGTTTTTCTGACCGTAGTCAAATGTACGGATAATGGATTGAGGTACTGAGTGATCAATTCCATTCTGTTGAATGCGTCGAAATCAGTATTGACCACAAAGTATTTTTCAGTCTTGTCGAGTAAATCTTCAACCTCGCTACGGAGCTTTTTGGAAGATTTGGGAAGTTGCGACAGGTAAATTCGCATGACTTTGCTCCAAACCTGAATTTCGGCCTGTACGCATGCTAAATTGACAGGGTTCAACTGAAAATCGCCATTACCAAGCCCTACGCTGCTCATGTTGAACATTTGCATTTTCAGGGCTTCCATCATCTGCGCGTCCGTTATTTGCGGAATGTTTTTTTCGTATTGTGTTTCAGCCATTGTCGCCCGAAAGTTATTGGCGGCGCGGGTAATGAACATTTTTTCAAAGTCGCGGCTGGCCTTACTGCTTTTGGCAACAATAGAGTCTGCATCAATGCCAAATGGCCCTGCTATCAGGAAGTTATCAGGCAATGGTGGCCCGGCAGGTTGCTTGGTCGATTGGATCGGCTGCCACATGGTAGTATAGGCCTTTTCCGGGTAAAAATATAGAAAGAAAAGCTCCACACGCTTGAACTGACGGGCCAAATCGGTGTAAACACGAATTCTCGCAGCGTAGTTACTGTCCATAAAGTATGCGGGGTAGGCTGCCAGCAGGGAGTCCAGCCGATGCATTTCATCGCGATAAATTTTCCCCGCCTGTTGGGCTGCGCTCATCTTATTTCCAGCGTCGGGGCGGAAAATAGCAGCGGATAACAAAATCACTACGGCCGCGCATAGCGTCCGAAAAAATCTGTTTGTCATGCTGAACAGGAAAATGGTAGGTAATGTGGTAGTGGGTAGCGTATCGAATTTATTTTAAAAACCAAACAGAAACAAATTCTTTGAGTTAGCGGTAAAAAAGCAAGCAATTATGGCCGTCAGTGAATATATTTGTTATAACACGGACTCCTAGAACTGACACGATCGATAAGAATGGATGCACTCAACTATTTGCGTGAAGAGATAAAATCTTACTTTTTTGAATCAACCGAATTGCAGCTTTCCAGCGCCTATGCGAACCAAAGGCGGTTTAATTTTTACTTTGAAATTGCCTCCGGTCAGCGTTTTTTGCTGTATCTGAGCTGGGAAGGAGATGATGAGCGTTTTACATTGAAATGCCTGGAATTCAGCGACTGGGAAACCTTGAAAAAGCTGGTCGACGCTTATCCTGAAACGGGTTCTAAAGCATTTAACATAGGCCGACCACGGTCGACCATTTCATTTTTTTATCTAGGGAAAGATCGCCTGTCGGCGCTGGATTACAAAGGTGTTATCAAAGGGCACATTGATTCCAACGAGATATCAGGTCGGCAGCTGATGGGCTGTATTAATCCTTTTGACTAAATTCGCTGCTCACTTGGCTATCAGATTAAGAGCATCAACATGTCAGAGCAGACACTCATTCCGGCATCAAGTCTGGAATTTTTAAAGGTATTGGGGCAAAATAATAACCGCGATTGGTTCAATGCACACAAAGATGAATTCATCGAAGAGCAAACGCATATTGAAGATTTCGCGGGCATGCTGCTGGCGGAGTTAAATATCCATGATCTGATAGAAACGCCTTCGGGTAAAAAAAGCCTTCACCGTATTTACCGCGATACGCGTTTTTCAAGTAATAAAACTCCCTATAAAACCAATTGGAGCGGCAACTTTTCACGTGCGACCGCGCAGCGCAGGGGAGGATATTATTTTCACATTGAGCCAGGTAATAGTTTTGTCGCAGGCGGTTTCTGGGCGCCCAATCCACAAGATATGAAACGTATTCGGGACGATATCAGCTTTGATCCCGAGCCTTTGAGGAAGATTTTGAAGAGCAAATCATTTGTTTCCACATTTGGTACCTTGCGTGGTGAGCAGTTGAAAACGACTCCAAAAGGCTTCGATCCTAATGATGAAGCGATCGATCTGCTGCGCTACAAACAATTCCTGCTGAGCCGGAAATTCACAGACGCGGAAGTTCTGAGCCCGACGTTTTTGAATGAAGCCAATCTGACATTCAAGAACATGCGGCCGTTTTTTGACTATATGAGCGAGGTTTTGACTATTGATGCGGACGGCCTAGACCAGATTTAAATCCAACGCGCTTCTTCCAGAAAATGTCGGCCCCTGTTGCGGTAAGCATGGAGCATGCTACTTAAAAATATAACCGCGGAAACTGCGATGGCGGTGTAAGCGACCGCCGGAGTTTGGTTCCAATTGGCCACCGCAACCGCTACCAGTCCCCATATGCCTACTAATGACGACTCCCGGAGGTTTCTGACCCAGGTCAGGCCGACAAAAATTACTCCGGCAGCGCATAGCATGATGATGGTCCAGGTTGTATCGGCAAGTCCAAAACCGTTCCATTGGATTTTGGTCAGATATGCTGCGAAGTTAGCGATGATAGCGACGGTGATCCAGCCCAGGTAAAGGGCAAAAGGCCACCAGGTCAGCGCAATTTTTTTAATAGGAATGACATCCATTTCCATGCGTGTACGGAACACAATGAGAAGCAGTGAAGAGAGTAAAATAGCCATTATAATGACTGAAAGACCGGTATAGTCGTACAGCCAGGCGAAGACCCAGAGCGAATTGGCCGCGCAGGAAATAACAAAAAGCCACCCTATTTTTTCGACAATGGTAGGGACAGGCTTGTCATTGAAAAGACCTCGGCTTTGATAAATGACAAACGCCGCGAGCGCCAGATAGATCAGCCCCCATACAGAAAATGCGTAACCGGAAGGCGTGAAGAAATTCTGGTACCGGGCCGAAACCGTGGCCATTGTATTGCCATTGAAGATACCCGTATTGGAGAGATAATTGACGATTAAAGTAATAATCAGGGCCAGGATATTGGCGATTTGAAGCGTCTTTTTCATGATTCGGTAGCAAGGATTTTGTATTGCAAGGAGTTGGTATTGCAAGGCTGCTTTGCAAAAACTATGCCTTCCAACGACCTGCAAGATGACGATTTTTCGTGAGTTCAAAATAAATATTTGATTAGTAAATAAACATTTACTTACTTTGTGTTGGCACTTGATCAACGCATTCAAGCAGGTGTTGAATACTATGAGACCGAAAAATCTGGAAAAAGAAGAATCCATCCGCAGCATCGCGCTGAAAATCATTTTGGAGGAAGGCCTGGAAAACCTGAGCATGCAAAAACTGGCGAAAGCTGCGAACGTATCGCCCCGCACCATTTACATCAAATACGAGAACAAGGAAGATTTTCTCATTAAACTATTTATTGATGAGGTCCTAGTCGTGTATGAGGAGGCAGTACTGTTGGATTTTGACGAAACTGCTGATTTTGAAGCCGGTGTGAAAAGGATCTGGCAGAACATATTTGCCTATTTTAAGGATAACAGGCAATCCTTTGCGCTGATGCAATACGGGAAATCTTCGCCGTTGCTCAACAAGGCTTTTCAGGCACGGAACATTTCCGAAGGTCAGTACTTCGCACCTGTTCACCGGTTTTTGAGAAATCAGGTTGCTGCGGGAGTCATAGCAGATTTGCCGAATCAAGCGCACAGGGCATTGCTATTTTCCCCGGTTCTGGACCTGGTCAACGAGTACTTCGAGCATTTGGACAGACCGCAGCAGATCATTACCGAAAAACTGGTGGAGGATTGCTGCGCGGCTGTGATAAAAGGAATGCTTAAATAATTTGAAACGCATAAAAATTGACAAAATGAATGTCATTCAAAACAAAAAAATAGCCATTGTGGGTGGAGGCCCGGGTGGATTGACACTCGCCAGACTGTTACAAATGAAAGGCGCCGACGTAAAAGTGTACGAAAGAGATTTGAACAAGGACGTGAGAGTGCAGGGGGCCACATTGGACTTGCACGAAGAATCGGGACTAAATGCATTACAGCAGGCCGGGTTAACGGAAGCCTTTAAAGCCAATTACCGGCCAGGAGCTGACAAAATGCGGATATTGGATAAAAAGGCAACGATTTTGTTCGACGACGATTTCACTTCTGCCGAGGAGGCATACCGACCGGAAATAGACCGCGGCCCGCTGAGAAAGATCTTACTGGAATCTTTACAGCCTGGTACTGTGGTGTGGGATAGCTACTTATTAACGCTCGAAGAGCTGGACGGTTCCTGGGTGCTCAAATTTCAAAATGGAACCGAAGCTGTGGCCGACCTGGTGATCGCGGCAGACGGAGCCAACTCCAAAATAAGGCCATTCATTACACCAATACAACCATTTTTCGCTGGCCTTACAGTAGTGGAAGGCGCAGTATATGATTCTGAGAACGCGGTGCCCGAACTTCACAAACTCTTAAACGGCGGGAAAATATTCGCTATGGGCGACGAAAAATCGATCATTGTGGCATCAAAAGGGGACGGGAGTATGGTATTTTACACCGGTTCCAAAACCGATGAAGACTGGGTGGCGACGAGCGGGATCGATTTCAATGATAAAGCACAGGTCATTGCCTGGTTCGGGCAGGAATTTGCCGGCTGGGATGTGGTATGGCTGGATTTGTTCACCAATGCGGAATCCCATTTTATACCACGGCCGCAGTATTGCATGCCGCTGGACCAGACCTGGAAGCCGCTGCCGAACCTCACCATGCTGGGCGACGCCGCGCACCTGATGCCCCCATATGCGGGAGAAGGTGTGAATATGGCGATGCTGGACGCGCTGGAACTGAGCATATGCCTTACCAGCGACACATTTCCCGACCTGCATTCGGCCATTGCACATTATGAGACGGAAATGCGTGCACGCGCCGCGGAAGTAGGGCAGCTTACTTTGGATCAAACGGCTTCCATTCACTCGGCGAATGCAATTTCCGACATGCTTGAAATGTTTTCCTGAGCGGTTCCAAACGCCTGTTAAAGCGAACACATCATGTCCGATTCTGGACATGATGTGTTCGCTTATTTTGTTTTAACTTGCTTGTTATCAATGTATAACAACGCGGTAGTGCGCCTGGCAAGATCTTTTACCAACAAAATTGGAAATAACTGAAAATATGATCCGTAACTACTTCAAAATCGCCTTCCGCAACCTTTCACGGAACAAAACTTACGCAGGTATCAATATTTTTGGCCTGGCGATGGGATTGGCAACCTGCCTGCTGATCATTCTTTACATTTCCGACGAGCTCAGTTTTGACAAACATCACAAAGATCCCGACCGCATATTTCGGGTGGCGACATCTTCCAAGTTAGAAGACTGGTCGGCTGCTGCGGGGCCGGTAGCTGCCGGGCTCCAAAATGATTTTCCCGAAGTAGAAGCAGCGGCCCGTATCCTGAAATTCCCGGGCGTTAAAAAAATGCTTTTGAAATACCGCCAGGGAGCGACGGAAAAGCAATTTTACGAACCGAATGGCTACTATGCCGACTCGACGCTGTTTGACATATTTACCTATGATTTCAAATATGGGAATGCAAAAACGGCTCTCAGCAGTCCCAATACATTAGTACTTTCCGAAACGGTGGCTGAAAAAATATTCGGCAACACAGATCCGATCGGCAAGACCATTAAGATCGGCCTGTTTTTTGGTGACTTTGATTACACGGTTACCGGTGTTTTTAAAGACAATCACAAGTCCCACGTCGACGCACATATGCTGCTTTCCATGCAAAATAACGACCTGGGCGGATGGGTTTCGCAGCAGAAAAACTGGGCAACCAATAATCTTTTTCATACCTACGTCAAGTTGAAACAAGGAACCAGCGCACAGGCCTTTGAGGCCAAGCTTCCGGCCTTCATGGACCGTAATGCCGCTGTGGATTTGAAAGCGCTGGGTATTACCAAAAAACTGTTTTTACAAGCGGTACCGGACATTTACCTTACATCGGCGATCGGCAATGAACTGTCGCTGAATGGCAGCATGACTTACCTGTATATTTTCGGCTCCATAGCCGCATTTTTGCTGCTCATTGCCTGCATCAATTTCATGAACCTGAGCACTGCGCGGTCCGAAAAGCGGGTGCGGGAAGTGGGTGTCCGTAAAGTGTTGGGTGCATTTAAAAAATCGCTGGTATACCAGTTTTTGAGCGAATCGCTGATGTTGTCGGTCTTTGGCTTGCTGCTGGCACTTGTTTTCATTCAGCTGTTCCTTCCTGTATTTAATGATCTTACCGGCAAGCAGTTAAGTATTTTACAAAACACTGACTTTATCCTCTGGATCGTGGGGGTAACCTTGGTTACGGGCCTGTTTGCCGGATTGTACCCCGCGTTTTTTCTATCATCCTTCAAGCCGGTCAATGTACTCAAAGGCAGGCTAGTCAATAGCATTTCGGTTGTTGCAGTTCGTAAAGGGCTGGTTGTTTTCCAGTTCACAATTTCCATTATACTGATATTGGGTGCGGTAGTGATTTGGCAGCAGCTATCCTTTATTCAAAATCAAAACCTGGGTTTCAATAAAGAGCAAAAAATCGTAATTCCGCTAAAAAGCAATCAGACGGCTGATCATTTCAGGGTTTTGAGGGACGAAGTTCTCGCCAATCCTCATGTGGTATCCGCATCCAGCGGATCGGCCCACCCCGGTGGGGAAACAGTCGATGACTTACTTTTTTATACAGAAAATAAATCAATGAATGAGGCGGTTGACATTCATTTCGCAGCAGTTGGAGAAAATTACATTGAAACATTAGGTTTCACAATGGTAGCAGGCAGGCCATTTTCCCGAAGCTTTTCAGGCGATTCAAGTAGTATCATTCTGAACGAGCGGGCGGTGAAGGAATTGGGTTACAATGCTAAAACAGCAATCGGGAAAAACATCTATTTCGAACTGAATAATGTGCGGGGAAGGATGCAAATCGTGGGTGTTGTCAAAGACTTCAATTTTGAAAGTCTGCATGAACGCATTAAGCCTTACGGACTGACGACGACTATTAGCGACAAATACCGGTATTTAATTGCCAATGTCAAAACCACGGATTATGGCGTTCTTATTGCCAGCATCGAAAAATCGTGGAATAAGCTCAATCCCGGTACTCCATTTTCGTATTCCTTTATGAATCAGGACTTTCAGCAACGCTACGACAAAGAGCTGCGCACCTCACGCATTGTCATTTACTTCACATTTATCGCCATTATAATTGCGTCTTTGGGATTGTTCGGTCTGGCTACTTTTTCTGCGGCGCAGCGTACCAAGGAAATAGGCATTCGCAAAGTGCTTGGAGCTTCTGTTATGAGCATTGCCGGGATGTTGTCCAGGGAGTTTGTGGTGCTTGTGCTGATCGCGATCGTCATTGCCTCGCCAGTTGCGTGGTATGGAATGCAGTTGTGGTTGCAGGACTTTGCCTATAAAATTGAAATTAAATGGTGGGTTTTTGCACTGTCAGGCCTGGTGGCCTTAGTTGTCGCGCTCCTCACGGTTTCCTACCAGAGTATCAAAGCGGCATTGATGAACCCCGTGGAGAGTTTGCGAAGCGAGTAGGGGAATGATATTTATATCTAATCACTACTACTTCTCTCTATGTATAATGAAGCTCCGATTTTCTTTGCTGAACCCTACTTTGGGATAATATTCCATGGCGGTAGGGACTGAAAGCAGCAAGATCATGGTTTGCTCGCCGACTTTTTCTTTTGTCAGTTCAATGAGCCTTTTGCCGATCCCAGTCGTTTTATGATCCGGACTTACGGCGAGGTCAGCGAGGTAGCACGACCAAACCCAGTCGGTAATGCAGCGGCTGACACCCACAAGCTGCTCTCCAACCCAGGCTGTAACGACCAGGTTCGAGTTCTCATACATTTGCTGAATACGTTTTTCATCATGAGTTGGTCTTGGCAGACCGGCGGCATTATAAAGCTCGATGATCTGCTGTGCGGTAGGAATCCGGTCGAAGCTGTAAGCAATTTCCATTCTTGTGAGTTGATAAGTTTATTTTTAATGGCTAATGTTTTTTCAATGTATCATGGCATCTGTCCAGATCGTGTAAACTTCCTGCCAGGCCTCAGCCAGATCAGGGTTCCATTGATCTGCCAGCTGAATTTCCAATGTTTGAATGAGTGCAACGCCGAGCGTTTGGTAATGTTCGGGACGCGTTCCGTATTGCTCGTGACGCCTGGCGAGCGCGCTTATTTCCTCCTTCATCTCGTCCATGCATTGGAGATTTACGATCATTAAGGTAAGCATATCGATCAATTTTTTGGACTGATCCTCCATGGAATGTTTGAAAAGAGGCCTTAACGAAGGATCCAATGCGAAAAGTTTTTCGTAAAAAAGCGCACCTGCGGCCTCTGAATCGAGCAGCAGATTGCTCCACGAATGTTTGATAGCAAGAATTTTCCAGTCGGTCATGATATGTTGATGGATGAATGAGTTGGGGATATTTTAAATGCTGGTAAAGTAACCTACCAGGTTCTGTTCGTCGGACAAACCCAGTTTTTTGCGGAGCCTGTGGCGGGCTGTTTTAATGCTGTCGGGTGACACGCTTAGTAATGTAGCGCATTCTTTCAGGTTCATATTCAATCGAATGAGAGCGCATAGACGCATTTCTCCTGGACTGAGGTCGGGGTGGTCTTGCTGTAATTTGACAAAGAAATTCTGATGTACCTGTTCAAAATACAGCTTGAACTCTTCCCAGTCTTTGTCGAGATTGAAACTGTAATCAATAAGCTTGATCAGTCTGTTCAAAAGCGGATTGTTTTCATCGCGAACCGGCGATTTGAGCGCCAGCGACACCGTTTCCCTGATCTCCTGCATGATCCCGTTTTTCTGGATCAGGTTAAGTGTGTGGGTAGTGAGCGCCTTGCTTCTGGATTCCAGTTCGATCACCAGGATCTGCCGTTCTTTTTCGGCCAGCATTTTTTCGTCCTTTATTTTCAGCCGCTGCCTGCTCACGATCAGGGCCCCGATTACCAGACAGAGCAGCAAACCCAAGCCGAACAAATTCCTGGTCAGCTGATCGAATGACTGTTCTTTTTTCAGAAGTTTGATCTCCGCCTGCTTTTTTTCGCCCTCATACCGAACCTGCATCCGCGCGATTTTGAGCGTATTATCATCATTCAGGATCGAATCCCGCGTTTGGGAATAACGCAGCTGATTTTCGTAAGCCGCTCCCAGGTTGTTTTCGTGCTTTGAAATCTCTGCCAGGATCCGGTAAGCATTGGCCGCCCGTTTTTTGTTATCGATTTTAAGAGCGATCTGTAATCCCCGGCTTGCATAGGACTTGCTTTTGGGCAGGTCGCCTTTTAAAAGATATATCTGCGCCAGCCCTTCCAATGTGGATAACATATGAAAATCGTCTTCCAGCGACTGCTGAATGGGCAGTGCTCTTGAAAAATAATCCAATGCTTGCGGATACTGCTTC
The genomic region above belongs to Dyadobacter pollutisoli and contains:
- a CDS encoding ABC transporter permease; translation: MIRNYFKIAFRNLSRNKTYAGINIFGLAMGLATCLLIILYISDELSFDKHHKDPDRIFRVATSSKLEDWSAAAGPVAAGLQNDFPEVEAAARILKFPGVKKMLLKYRQGATEKQFYEPNGYYADSTLFDIFTYDFKYGNAKTALSSPNTLVLSETVAEKIFGNTDPIGKTIKIGLFFGDFDYTVTGVFKDNHKSHVDAHMLLSMQNNDLGGWVSQQKNWATNNLFHTYVKLKQGTSAQAFEAKLPAFMDRNAAVDLKALGITKKLFLQAVPDIYLTSAIGNELSLNGSMTYLYIFGSIAAFLLLIACINFMNLSTARSEKRVREVGVRKVLGAFKKSLVYQFLSESLMLSVFGLLLALVFIQLFLPVFNDLTGKQLSILQNTDFILWIVGVTLVTGLFAGLYPAFFLSSFKPVNVLKGRLVNSISVVAVRKGLVVFQFTISIILILGAVVIWQQLSFIQNQNLGFNKEQKIVIPLKSNQTADHFRVLRDEVLANPHVVSASSGSAHPGGETVDDLLFYTENKSMNEAVDIHFAAVGENYIETLGFTMVAGRPFSRSFSGDSSSIILNERAVKELGYNAKTAIGKNIYFELNNVRGRMQIVGVVKDFNFESLHERIKPYGLTTTISDKYRYLIANVKTTDYGVLIASIEKSWNKLNPGTPFSYSFMNQDFQQRYDKELRTSRIVIYFTFIAIIIASLGLFGLATFSAAQRTKEIGIRKVLGASVMSIAGMLSREFVVLVLIAIVIASPVAWYGMQLWLQDFAYKIEIKWWVFALSGLVALVVALLTVSYQSIKAALMNPVESLRSE
- a CDS encoding tryptophan-rich sensory protein translates to MKKTLQIANILALIITLIVNYLSNTGIFNGNTMATVSARYQNFFTPSGYAFSVWGLIYLALAAFVIYQSRGLFNDKPVPTIVEKIGWLFVISCAANSLWVFAWLYDYTGLSVIIMAILLSSLLLIVFRTRMEMDVIPIKKIALTWWPFALYLGWITVAIIANFAAYLTKIQWNGFGLADTTWTIIMLCAAGVIFVGLTWVRNLRESSLVGIWGLVAVAVANWNQTPAVAYTAIAVSAVIFLSSMLHAYRNRGRHFLEEARWI
- a CDS encoding DUF2461 domain-containing protein, with amino-acid sequence MSEQTLIPASSLEFLKVLGQNNNRDWFNAHKDEFIEEQTHIEDFAGMLLAELNIHDLIETPSGKKSLHRIYRDTRFSSNKTPYKTNWSGNFSRATAQRRGGYYFHIEPGNSFVAGGFWAPNPQDMKRIRDDISFDPEPLRKILKSKSFVSTFGTLRGEQLKTTPKGFDPNDEAIDLLRYKQFLLSRKFTDAEVLSPTFLNEANLTFKNMRPFFDYMSEVLTIDADGLDQI
- a CDS encoding TetR/AcrR family transcriptional regulator, producing MRPKNLEKEESIRSIALKIILEEGLENLSMQKLAKAANVSPRTIYIKYENKEDFLIKLFIDEVLVVYEEAVLLDFDETADFEAGVKRIWQNIFAYFKDNRQSFALMQYGKSSPLLNKAFQARNISEGQYFAPVHRFLRNQVAAGVIADLPNQAHRALLFSPVLDLVNEYFEHLDRPQQIITEKLVEDCCAAVIKGMLK
- a CDS encoding tetratricopeptide repeat protein, whose product is MTHYKALAMLLGILFSLEALAQDSKLDSLLKALPQSRDTMKVNVLNQISKRYWYADPPKAMHYAGEALKLSRTIRFDKGEALAYNNMGIGYYLQNDYSNALKYFMESINANRALGNLKGMGDTYNNMGLICIKQSNYPQALDYYLLSLKTYEDRGDTRGTVGILSNIGNLYDDLQEYPAALEYYFKALKIIGKTPVEDDGLGLLRNNIGSVYLNTKKYPDALKYLLLSLKTKDASDEQGKAISLSNIGLVYMEMKQYPQALDYFSRALPIQQSLEDDFHMLSTLEGLAQIYLLKGDLPKSKSYASRGLQIALKIDNKKRAANAYRILAEISKHENNLGAAYENQLRYSQTRDSILNDDNTLKIARMQVRYEGEKKQAEIKLLKKEQSFDQLTRNLFGLGLLLCLVIGALIVSRQRLKIKDEKMLAEKERQILVIELESRSKALTTHTLNLIQKNGIMQEIRETVSLALKSPVRDENNPLLNRLIKLIDYSFNLDKDWEEFKLYFEQVHQNFFVKLQQDHPDLSPGEMRLCALIRLNMNLKECATLLSVSPDSIKTARHRLRKKLGLSDEQNLVGYFTSI
- a CDS encoding globin domain-containing protein, yielding MTDWKILAIKHSWSNLLLDSEAAGALFYEKLFALDPSLRPLFKHSMEDQSKKLIDMLTLMIVNLQCMDEMKEEISALARRHEQYGTRPEHYQTLGVALIQTLEIQLADQWNPDLAEAWQEVYTIWTDAMIH
- a CDS encoding cytochrome-c peroxidase codes for the protein MTNRFFRTLCAAVVILLSAAIFRPDAGNKMSAAQQAGKIYRDEMHRLDSLLAAYPAYFMDSNYAARIRVYTDLARQFKRVELFFLYFYPEKAYTTMWQPIQSTKQPAGPPLPDNFLIAGPFGIDADSIVAKSSKASRDFEKMFITRAANNFRATMAETQYEKNIPQITDAQMMEALKMQMFNMSSVGLGNGDFQLNPVNLACVQAEIQVWSKVMRIYLSQLPKSSKKLRSEVEDLLDKTEKYFVVNTDFDAFNRMELITQYLNPLSVHLTTVRKTLNIPAGTRFAALNPEANNLFEADIFNLRFFMPDTSARLFKERSELGKVLFFDPILSDNNERSCASCHKPEMAFTDGLGKSISFTLDQLPRNAPTVINSVFQPSQFWDSRVNSLEDQADSVIMNPNEMHGTSFEVVTDRITASEEYIRLFNKAFPETITQGISRKHIKSAIASYERTLVGLNSRFDKYMRGEKTALNTQEINGFNVFMGKGRCGSCHYAPLFNGTLPPHFTISDHRSLGVPVKDTMSKYELDSDIGLQHSSRNPLFKASFKIPTVRNAALTAPYMHNGIYRSLDQVVDFYNHGGGNKFAFRIFLSILPDSLNLSVTEKKDLISFVHALTDTLGTSTRPRYLPEIKGKHAALNDRIIGGKF
- a CDS encoding GNAT family N-acetyltransferase, producing the protein MEIAYSFDRIPTAQQIIELYNAAGLPRPTHDEKRIQQMYENSNLVVTAWVGEQLVGVSRCITDWVWSCYLADLAVSPDHKTTGIGKRLIELTKEKVGEQTMILLLSVPTAMEYYPKVGFSKENRSFIIHREK
- a CDS encoding FAD-dependent oxidoreductase, yielding MNVIQNKKIAIVGGGPGGLTLARLLQMKGADVKVYERDLNKDVRVQGATLDLHEESGLNALQQAGLTEAFKANYRPGADKMRILDKKATILFDDDFTSAEEAYRPEIDRGPLRKILLESLQPGTVVWDSYLLTLEELDGSWVLKFQNGTEAVADLVIAADGANSKIRPFITPIQPFFAGLTVVEGAVYDSENAVPELHKLLNGGKIFAMGDEKSIIVASKGDGSMVFYTGSKTDEDWVATSGIDFNDKAQVIAWFGQEFAGWDVVWLDLFTNAESHFIPRPQYCMPLDQTWKPLPNLTMLGDAAHLMPPYAGEGVNMAMLDALELSICLTSDTFPDLHSAIAHYETEMRARAAEVGQLTLDQTASIHSANAISDMLEMFS
- a CDS encoding anthrone oxygenase family protein; the protein is MLTTSAILLTLFILNLGTAFGAGLYETIIIIPKWFPRSVGAGYTVDLAAMREIDSGRKFWAAVTTMPLTLLTFANLYFAAQAPQPAHDWWLAAALITLAERISTFSFFIPTIIKLQNVSSFPPSKVHSKVALWTRLNYVRCTLNLIAWILAIEALALYF